A single region of the Musa acuminata AAA Group cultivar baxijiao chromosome BXJ1-11, Cavendish_Baxijiao_AAA, whole genome shotgun sequence genome encodes:
- the LOC103971438 gene encoding dnaJ protein ERDJ3B: MLIPGASDPMAPSVRRGLLLFVFLLSHVLCVLGGKSYYDVLQVSKGASDEQIKRAYRKLALKYHPDKNQGNEEANKRFAEINNAYEVLSDSEKRNIYDRYGEEGLKQHAAGGGRGPGMNIQDVFNEFFGTGHQEDQEESIPKGDDVIIELDATLEDLYMGGSLKVWREKNVIKPAPGKRRCNCRNEVYHRQIAPGMFQQMTEQVCEQCPNVKYEREGYFITVDIEKGMQDGQDVLFYEDGEPKIDGEAGDLKFRIRTAPHERFRREGNDLHTTVTISLLQALVGFEKTIEHLDEHPLEIGTKGITKPKEVRKFKGEGMPLHLSTKRGDLLVTFEVLFPKSLTEDQKNKIKSVLS; the protein is encoded by the exons ATGCTAATCCCAGGTGCCTCAGATCCCATGGCGCCTTCTGTGAGGCGGGGGCTCCTCCTTTTCGTCTTCCTTCTGTCCCACGTTCTCTGCGTTCTCGGAGG GAAGAGCTATTACGATGTATTGCAAGTTTCAAAGGGTGCTTCCGATGAGCAGATCAAGAGGGCTTACCGGAAGCTGGCTCTGAAGTACCATCCGGATAAGAACCAGGGAAATGAGGAGGCCAACAAGAGATTTGCAGAGATCAACAATG CATATGAAGTGCTCTCGGATTCGGAGAAGAGGAATATATATGATCGGTATGGAGAAGAGGGCCTTAAGCAGCATGCTGCTGGCGGTGGAAGAGGCCCAGGGATGAACATCCAAGACGTATTTAATGA ATTCTTTGGAACTGGTCACCAAGAAGACCAGGAGGAATCAATACCGAAAGGTGATGATGTAATCATTGAATTGGACGCAACACTAGAAGATTTATACATGGGAGGTTCATTGAAG GTTTGGAGGGAAAAAAATGTCATAAAGCCAGCCCCAGGAAAAAGACGCTGTAACTGCAGAAACGAAGTATATCACAGGCAAATTGCTCCAGGAATGTTTCAGCAGATGACAGAGCAA GTTTGTGAGCAATGCCCAAATGTGAAGTACGAGCGAGAAGGTTATTTCATTACAGTCGATATCGAGAAGGGGATGCAAGATGGGCAA GATGTGCTATTTTATGAGGATGGGGAACCTAAGATCGATGGAGAAGCTGGAGATTTGAAG TTTAGAATTCGAACAGCACCCCATGAGCGCTTTAGAAGGGAAGGCAATGATTTGCATACTACTGTGACCATTTCACTG CTTCAAGCACTTGTGGGTTTTGAGAAAACTATCGAACATCTTGATGAGCATCCATTGGAAATAGGCACCAAG GGAATTACTAAGCCTAAAGAGGTGAGGAAGTTTAAAGGCGAAGGAATGCCACTGCACCTAAGTACAAAGAGGGGGGATTTGTTAGTCACTTTCGAAGTTTTGTTCCCCAAGTCTCTGACTGAAGACCAGAAGAACAAGATAaagtctgttctttcttaa
- the LOC103971437 gene encoding probable beta-D-xylosidase 2, which produces MSLMGEPRSSSYILLHLAIVVAAALVRAGGAATNAAFACGAGSPAAGLPFCQRGQPIRARARDLVGRLTVAEKVALLVNTAAGVPRLGIPGYQWWSEALHGVSNAGPGVRFGGAFPGATSFPQVISSAASFNATLWELMGQVVSDEARAMYNGGQAGLTFWSPNVNIYRDPRWGRGQETPGEDPAVSARYAAAYVRGLQQANGGGSHARLKVAACCKHYTAYDLDNWKGVDRFHFNAKVSKQDLEDTYDVPFKACVVEGKVASVMCSYNQVNGVPSCADSNLLRHTVRGQWRLNGYIVSDCDSVGVFYSAQHYTSTPEDAVAYALKAGLDLDCGQFLAQHTESALKQGKVSEADVDAALTHTVAVQMRLGMFDGEPSQQPFGNLGPQHVCTQAHRNLALEAARQAMVLLKNDAGTLPLSPSHLRTVAVVGPNSDATVTMIGNYAGVPCAYTSPLQGIGGYVDTVHQVGCNNVACSGEQPIGAAVEAARRADAAIVVVGLDQSIESEGRDRVGLLLPGRQQELVSEVAKACRGPTVLVLMCGGPVDVSFAKDDPNIAVILWAGYPGQAGGTAIAEVIFGAHNPGGKLPVTWYPQEYVEKVTMTNMAMRADPSTGYPGRTYRFYDGPVVYSFGHGLSYTKFTHALADTPAQVSVQLDGLRAEPLFNASEPGRTVPVTHARCDGLSVPVHVDVTNAGDRDGSHTVLVYWRPPAADGAPSKQLVAFEKVHLAAGEQVRVLLGVDVCRDLTVADGDGIRRIPLGEHSLHVGDLTHTISLQAESLSR; this is translated from the exons ATGTCACTTATGGGCGAACCTCGTAGCTCCTCTTACATCCTCCTCCACCTCGCCattgtcgtcgccgccgccctcGTACGGGCCGGAGGTGCCGCTACCAATGCAGCGTTCGCCTGCGGGGCGGGGAGCCCTGCGGCGGGGCTGCCGTTCTGCCAGCGGGGTCAGCCGATCCGGGCCAGGGCGCGGGACCTGGTCGGCCGGTTGACGGTGGCGGAGAAGGTGGCGCTGCTGGTGAACACCGCGGCGGGGGTGCCGCGGCTGGGCATCCCCGGGTACCAGTGGTGGTCGGAGGCGCTGCACGGGGTGTCCAACGCCGGGCCCGGCGTCCGCTTCGGCGGCGCCTTCCCTGGCGCCACCAGCTTTCCCCAGGTCatctcctccgccgcctccttCAATGCCACTCTCTGGGAGCTCATGGGTCAG GTTGTGTCGGACGAGGCTCGGGCCATGTACAACGGAGGCCAAGCCGGGCTGACGTTTTGGAGCCCCAACGTGAACATATACAGGGACCCACGGTGGGGCCGCGGCCAGGAGACCCCCGGCGAAGACCCCGCCGTGTCCGCCCGCTACGCTGCCGCCTACGTCCGCGGCCTCCAACAAGCAAACGGCGGCGGCAGCCATGCCCGCCTCAAGGTCGCCGCCTGCTGCAAGCACTACACCGCCTACGACCTCGACAACTGGAAGGGGGTCGACCGCTTCCACTTCAATGCCAAG GTGAGCAAGCAAGACTTGGAGGACACGTACGATGTTCCCTTCAAGGCTTGTGTGGTGGAAGGGAAGGTGGCGAGTGTGATGTGCTCCTACAACCAAGTCAACGGAGTCCCCAGTTGTGCTGATTCGAACCTTCTTCGCCACACGGTTCGTGGCCAATGGAGGCTCAATGG GTACATCGTCTCCGACTGTGACTCCGTTGGTGTCTTCTATAGCGCACAGCATTACACCTCCACCCCTGAGGATGCAGTTGCATATGCACTCAAAGCAG GATTGGATCTGGATTGTGGGCAATTCTTGGCACAGCATACTGAAAGTGCCTTGAAGCAAGGCAAGGTAAGTGAAGCCGACGTCGACGCCGCGTTGACCCACACGGTCGCCGTGCAGATGCGGCTGGGGATGTTCGACGGCGAGCCGTCGCAGCAGCCGTTCGGCAACCTCGGTCCACAACACGTGTGCACCCAGGCCCATCGGAACCTCGCCCTCGAGGCAGCCCGGCAAGCCATGGTGTTGCTCAAGAACGATGCCGGCACCTTGCCGCTGTCGCCGTCTCACCTTCGAACCGTTGCCGTCGTCGGTCCCAACTCGGATGCCACGGTCACCATGATCGGAAACTATGCCGGTGTTCCTTGTGCCTACACGAGCCCTCTTCAAGGGATCGGTGGGTACGTGGACACCGTACACCAGGTCGGCTGCAATAACGTGGCTTGCAGCGGAGAGCAGCCCATCGGAGCAGCAGTGGAAGCCGCCCGCCGGGCGGACGCCGCAATTGTGGTGGTGGGTCTGGATCAATCCATCGAGTCCGAGGGGCGGGACAGGGTGGGGCTCCTCCTCCCTGGCCGGCAACAGGAGCTGGTGTCGGAGGTGGCGAAAGCCTGCCGGGGGCCGACGGTGCTGGTGCTCATGTGCGGCGGGCCGGTCGACGTGTCGTTCGCCAAGGACGACCCAAACATCGCAGTCATTCTATGGGCGGGGTACCCTGGCCAAGCCGGCGGAACGGCCATCGCCGAAGTGATTTTTGGCGCACACAATCCAG GTGGTAAATTGCCGGTGACGTGGTACCCCCAGGAGTACGTGGAGAAAGTGACGATGACCAACATGGCCATGCGAGCCGACCCGTCGACAGGCTACCCGGGCAGGACGTATCGGTTCTACGATGGACCGGTCGTGTACTCCTTCGGCCACGGCCTGAGCTACACCAAATTCACCCACGCCCTGGCCGACACACCGGCCCAAGTCTCGGTCCAGCTTGATGGGCTACGAGCGGAACCATTATTCAACGCGAGCGAGCCAGGCCGAACGGTCCCGGTCACCCACGCACGGTGCGACGGCCTCTCCGTCCCCGTTCACGTAGACGTGACGAACGCTGGCGATCGCGACGGGTCCCACACGGTGCTCGTGTACTGGAGGCCGCCGGCCGCGGACGGTGCCCCCAGTAAGCAACTGGTGGCCTTCGAGAAGGTACACCTCGCCGCCGGGGAGCAGGTGAGGGTCCTCCTGGGCGTGGACGTGTGCAGGGATCTCACCGTGGCTGACGGTGACGGCATCCGGCGGATTCCACTGGGCGAGCACAGCCTCCATGTAGGCGATCTGACGCACACCATCTCGTTGCAGGCCGAATCTCTGAGTCGATAG